From the genome of Nitrosopumilus sp., one region includes:
- a CDS encoding DUF4147 domain-containing protein has product MIIKNFEDLSTTDKKRNCLEILESGLQAANPENIISKFVTPNEIRIGDKTLNIEKYSSIYSIAFGKAADSMTRALNSIIPIKSGIIVIPKGTKAKIKGKKFQIFNSRHPKPDQTSVKAAKEVMKFVQNKRSNELIIFLVSGGGSSLLAMPNEITLDDKIHVSNVLLKSGATIQEFNCIRKHISKIKGGKLVKNMKCDGISLVMSDVEGDDLSSIASGTTYMDNTTYANALEIIDKYKIRWKTPPEVLHVLEEGMAKEDSKMPKRIAIENYVIANNEDCMNAMQETAKAMGYTVCKMQVFGEIKEAVTKILEKISESEKTCIIFGGETTVKVLGKGMGGRNQELVLRMLKNTQKLKKMIIASIGTDGIDGNSNFAGAITENVKIDLNVMKEFLKNNDSGRFFQKQKGNIVTNATHTNLMDIGVILR; this is encoded by the coding sequence GTGATTATCAAAAATTTTGAGGATTTGTCAACTACAGATAAGAAAAGAAATTGCTTAGAAATTCTAGAATCAGGCCTTCAAGCTGCAAATCCCGAAAACATCATCTCAAAATTTGTCACACCCAATGAAATCAGAATTGGCGATAAAACACTCAACATTGAAAAATATTCCAGCATTTACTCCATTGCGTTTGGAAAAGCAGCGGATTCAATGACAAGAGCACTGAATTCAATCATTCCAATAAAAAGCGGAATCATAGTAATTCCCAAAGGAACCAAGGCAAAAATCAAGGGGAAAAAATTTCAGATATTTAACTCAAGACACCCCAAACCAGACCAGACAAGCGTAAAGGCAGCAAAAGAGGTCATGAAATTTGTTCAAAATAAGCGAAGTAACGAATTGATAATCTTTTTGGTCTCCGGAGGAGGTTCGTCTCTTCTAGCCATGCCAAATGAGATCACCCTAGATGACAAGATTCACGTATCAAATGTACTGTTAAAATCAGGTGCCACCATTCAAGAGTTCAACTGTATAAGAAAACACATTTCAAAAATCAAGGGCGGGAAGCTAGTTAAGAACATGAAATGTGATGGAATAAGTCTGGTAATGTCAGACGTCGAAGGAGACGATCTTTCATCAATTGCATCAGGTACCACATACATGGACAATACAACATATGCAAACGCATTGGAGATCATAGACAAATACAAAATCAGATGGAAAACACCGCCAGAAGTTTTACATGTTTTAGAAGAAGGAATGGCCAAAGAAGATTCAAAAATGCCTAAAAGAATCGCAATCGAAAACTATGTCATTGCAAACAATGAGGACTGCATGAACGCCATGCAAGAAACAGCCAAGGCGATGGGATACACAGTTTGCAAGATGCAAGTTTTTGGAGAAATTAAAGAAGCAGTTACAAAAATTCTTGAAAAGATTTCAGAAAGTGAGAAAACATGCATAATTTTTGGAGGAGAGACAACGGTCAAAGTTCTTGGAAAAGGGATGGGCGGAAGAAATCAGGAATTGGTTTTAAGGATGTTAAAAAATACTCAGAAGTTAAAAAAGATGATCATCGCATCAATCGGTACGGATGGAATTGATGGAAATTCCAATTTTGCAGGAGCCATTACAGAGAATGTGAAAATAGATTTGAATGTGATGAAGGAATTTCTTAAAAATAATGATTCAGGACGATTCTTTCAAAAGCAAAAAGGCAACATCGTAACCAATGCCACCCACACAAACCTAATGGACATAGGCGTGATATTAAGATAA
- a CDS encoding exonuclease, protein MTKNGILCEVDGKRVYLDPKNGDIEGINFVSHAHSDHLPSKNGGTILSSIETHEIANLRGFKMENHVESVENFSMVDSGHILGARGLLFDDIFYTGDICTRDRGFLKGAKIPRCKTLITECTFGLPEFIFPSLEDILRQVNELISGLYAKGVPVILMGYQLGKAQTITQFFGHWGPLYFYDSVKDMNSLHQKFGVSLQDGIGHTEAEKNGLLEKKPWMMVAPMLSSKNKFVQDMKSKYGAVTIGFSGWAQSMKFSFGRRTDYSIPMSDHCDYNELIDMVMQSGAEQVYTIHGFVDEFAEDLRKRGISAQPLLENSLDGFIS, encoded by the coding sequence ATGACAAAAAACGGAATCTTGTGCGAGGTTGATGGGAAACGCGTCTATCTGGATCCAAAAAACGGCGACATTGAAGGAATTAATTTTGTCTCTCATGCACATTCTGATCACCTTCCGTCAAAAAATGGCGGTACCATCTTATCGTCGATTGAAACCCATGAGATAGCAAACTTACGTGGATTCAAGATGGAAAATCATGTGGAGTCCGTTGAGAATTTCTCCATGGTGGACAGTGGTCATATACTTGGTGCCCGGGGATTGCTCTTTGATGATATTTTTTACACTGGGGACATATGCACTCGAGATCGCGGATTTCTAAAGGGTGCAAAAATTCCACGATGCAAAACACTGATCACTGAATGCACGTTTGGGTTGCCTGAGTTCATTTTCCCTTCACTTGAGGATATTCTTAGGCAAGTCAACGAACTAATTTCTGGACTTTATGCAAAAGGCGTTCCTGTGATTCTGATGGGCTACCAATTGGGTAAGGCACAAACCATCACGCAGTTCTTTGGGCATTGGGGGCCTCTTTATTTCTATGATTCCGTCAAAGACATGAATTCACTTCATCAAAAATTTGGGGTGTCTCTACAAGATGGGATTGGCCATACGGAGGCTGAAAAAAACGGACTGCTTGAAAAAAAACCCTGGATGATGGTTGCCCCGATGCTGTCAAGCAAAAATAAATTCGTTCAGGATATGAAGTCCAAATACGGCGCTGTAACCATCGGGTTTAGCGGCTGGGCCCAATCGATGAAATTTTCTTTTGGTCGGCGTACTGACTATTCAATTCCAATGAGTGATCACTGTGATTACAACGAGCTAATTGACATGGTGATGCAGTCTGGAGCTGAACAAGTCTACACCATACATGGATTTGTTGATGAATTTGCAGAAGATCTGAGGAAAAGAGGAATCAGCGCACAGCCTCTACTTGAAAATTCATTGGATGGTTTTATTTCGTAA
- a CDS encoding phosphoribosylglycinamide formyltransferase, giving the protein MLNLGILISGRGSNMESILKAIKKNKIPINPAVVISNKQDATGLKIAKKLGVSTEVVESKGFNGSRAEYDKNIISILSKYGVTPKNGLVCLAGFMRIISPEFTKKYKNRIMNIHPALLPAFPGLNSQKQALEYGAKFSGCSVHFVDAGMDTGTIIVQAVVKVSEKDTEESLSKKILKEEHRIYPEAVSLFATKRIKISGRKTTII; this is encoded by the coding sequence TTGCTAAATCTAGGAATTCTAATCTCGGGTCGCGGAAGCAACATGGAGTCAATTCTAAAGGCAATCAAAAAAAACAAGATTCCAATCAATCCGGCAGTAGTCATTTCAAATAAACAAGATGCAACGGGCCTAAAAATTGCAAAAAAGTTGGGAGTAAGTACAGAGGTGGTAGAAAGCAAGGGATTCAACGGAAGCAGAGCAGAATACGACAAGAACATAATTTCAATTCTGTCAAAATACGGTGTCACTCCAAAAAATGGTCTTGTATGTCTTGCAGGATTTATGAGGATCATCAGTCCAGAATTTACAAAAAAATATAAAAATAGAATCATGAACATTCATCCGGCATTACTGCCTGCTTTTCCTGGACTAAATTCGCAAAAACAGGCATTGGAATACGGGGCAAAATTCTCAGGATGTTCAGTCCATTTTGTCGATGCCGGAATGGATACAGGAACCATAATAGTTCAGGCAGTGGTCAAAGTCAGTGAGAAAGATACAGAAGAGTCACTTTCAAAAAAAATCCTCAAGGAGGAGCACAGAATCTATCCTGAGGCAGTCAGTCTTTTTGCCACAAAAAGAATAAAGATCTCAGGAAGGAAAACTACAATCATCTAA
- a CDS encoding cupin domain-containing protein, translated as MKLEYDLTTYLEKIKNSSSYFSTFIDKESLAAGVLLLRPGEDDTQTPHENDEVYFVLSGNGFLKIKDKDYKVSKNKLFFVAKNVKHSFHGNTEDLKVLYFFGGSDS; from the coding sequence TTGAAACTAGAGTATGATTTAACAACATACCTTGAAAAAATAAAAAACAGCAGTTCATATTTTTCTACTTTTATTGACAAGGAAAGTCTAGCTGCTGGTGTTTTATTACTTAGACCTGGCGAGGACGACACTCAAACCCCTCATGAAAATGATGAGGTATATTTTGTTCTTTCAGGCAATGGATTTTTAAAAATCAAAGATAAGGATTACAAGGTCTCAAAAAACAAGTTGTTTTTTGTGGCAAAAAATGTAAAGCATTCCTTTCATGGCAATACTGAGGATCTAAAAGTCTTGTATTTTTTTGGCGGATCTGACTCTTAG
- a CDS encoding antibiotic biosynthesis monooxygenase: MFVMIADVQLKEGAEEGFKSWFSESNKALCNFPGFVSRKFLKSSDGSYRIVVEHESKETFIKMHQSPEHEKIHPAGHSFMSADPQRKTYTVAAE; this comes from the coding sequence ATGTTTGTAATGATAGCAGACGTCCAACTCAAAGAGGGCGCTGAAGAAGGTTTCAAAAGCTGGTTTTCTGAATCAAACAAGGCACTATGCAATTTTCCCGGATTCGTATCTAGGAAATTTTTGAAATCTTCAGATGGAAGCTATAGGATAGTTGTAGAGCATGAGAGTAAGGAAACTTTCATTAAAATGCATCAAAGTCCTGAACATGAAAAAATTCATCCTGCGGGACATTCTTTCATGAGTGCAGATCCACAAAGAAAAACATACACCGTAGCTGCTGAATAA
- a CDS encoding bifunctional 5,10-methylene-tetrahydrofolate dehydrogenase/5,10-methylene-tetrahydrofolate cyclohydrolase (catalyzes the formation of 5,10-methenyltetrahydrofolate from 5,10-methylenetetrahydrofolate and subsequent formation of 10-formyltetrahydrofolate from 5,10-methenyltetrahydrofolate) yields MAGVKIDGKIIAQSVKNRVKQAAEELRTQGIDPCLATVLIGDNPASATYVKNKHKACMDVGIATKDHKMDGNITQSELTAIIDNLNSDDSVHGILVQLPLPEQLDEFATTSRISPIKDVDGLTPHNAGLLAMKKAALVACTPSGIMEMFDYHNIDLEGKNVVLINRSNLVGKPLYHLLLEKNATVITCHSRTKNLAKFCQTADIVISAVGDRNKFVLTPEMIKEGAIVIDVAISRFQEKLVGDSDFEQIIQKASFATPVPGGVGPMTVAMLLRNTITAASLGSQIGR; encoded by the coding sequence ATGGCAGGCGTCAAAATTGATGGCAAGATCATTGCCCAGTCAGTCAAAAACAGAGTAAAACAGGCTGCAGAAGAGCTAAGAACGCAAGGCATAGATCCCTGCTTGGCCACAGTGCTGATTGGAGACAATCCAGCTTCTGCAACATATGTAAAAAATAAGCACAAGGCATGCATGGACGTAGGAATTGCAACTAAGGATCACAAGATGGACGGAAACATCACACAGTCAGAGTTGACTGCAATAATAGACAATCTAAACTCAGATGATTCGGTACACGGGATTTTAGTCCAACTTCCACTGCCCGAACAACTCGACGAGTTTGCAACCACGTCAAGAATATCACCGATAAAAGACGTGGACGGGTTAACACCACACAATGCAGGATTGCTTGCCATGAAGAAGGCAGCATTAGTTGCATGCACTCCGTCTGGAATAATGGAGATGTTTGACTATCACAATATTGATTTGGAGGGGAAAAACGTCGTGCTAATCAACAGAAGCAATCTAGTCGGAAAGCCACTGTATCATCTATTGCTTGAAAAAAATGCAACGGTCATCACATGTCATTCCAGAACTAAGAACTTGGCAAAATTTTGTCAAACTGCAGACATCGTGATATCAGCAGTAGGAGACAGAAACAAGTTTGTCCTAACACCAGAAATGATCAAAGAGGGTGCGATTGTAATTGATGTGGCAATATCAAGGTTCCAAGAAAAATTGGTGGGAGATTCAGACTTTGAACAGATAATCCAAAAGGCATCTTTTGCAACACCGGTTCCGGGAGGTGTGGGCCCCATGACAGTTGCAATGCTATTAAGGAACACAATAACTGCAGCATCATTGGGTAGTCAAATTGGAAGATAG
- a CDS encoding 5-formyltetrahydrofolate cyclo-ligase has product MEDRSKKNSLRELLLEKRDNTSFDLLKIASEKIQKRLKKIYAFKNAQKIGVYYPIGSEILTQDIIQELLSNAKDVFLPKVIGDKMEFRRITDFSSLEKGSFDIMEPKEGSKPDNNLDVILVPTVAITPEGVRLGYGHGFYDKFLAENETTTISLTLEKQVVKNIPRAEHDKIIDWIVTEDKILQTQR; this is encoded by the coding sequence TTGGAAGATAGATCTAAAAAAAATTCACTTCGAGAACTTCTCTTGGAAAAAAGAGACAATACGTCTTTTGATTTACTAAAGATTGCAAGTGAAAAGATACAAAAAAGATTAAAGAAAATCTACGCGTTTAAAAATGCCCAAAAAATTGGAGTATACTATCCAATAGGAAGTGAAATTTTGACACAAGACATAATTCAAGAATTACTCAGCAACGCAAAGGATGTATTTTTGCCAAAAGTCATCGGAGACAAGATGGAGTTTAGAAGAATTACGGATTTTTCAAGCCTAGAAAAGGGCAGTTTTGACATCATGGAGCCCAAGGAGGGCAGCAAGCCAGATAACAATCTAGACGTGATTCTAGTTCCCACAGTAGCCATAACTCCAGAAGGGGTTAGGCTTGGATACGGCCACGGATTTTACGACAAATTTTTGGCAGAGAACGAAACGACGACAATATCTCTAACTTTGGAAAAACAAGTTGTAAAAAACATTCCAAGAGCCGAACACGATAAAATCATCGATTGGATTGTCACAGAGGATAAAATACTGCAAACTCAGAGATAA
- the purD gene encoding phosphoribosylamine--glycine ligase, with translation MVNILMIGSGGREHALSWKLSQSSKVETVYTAPGNGGTQNNVPIDVNDLDALVDFAQKNNCFTVVGPEDPLAAGIVDKFTKAGLKIFGPSQDAAQLESSKIWAKDFMKRNDIPTARFEIFDDAQKAMDYVKSLDYDVVVKADGLAAGKGVIVCNGNDEAISAIETILVKKTFGTAGNRIIVEERIDGVEASYIALSDGDVAIPMASSQDHKRVFDDDKGPNTGGMGAYSPTPVIDEALAKTIHGEIIEKTICAMKNEGILFKGFLYAGIMIRGGKPYVLEYNVRMGDPECQPITMRMNFDLYDYFVACVEGKLSSLPSPDWKSQYAVCVVLASKGYPGSYQKDHEITGFDSVPDGAIVFHAGTKKSNAKILSNGGRVLGVTALGDTLNSAIKNAYAASEKVSWPHKFQRKDIGQKGLSYL, from the coding sequence TTGGTAAATATTTTGATGATAGGTTCTGGTGGACGAGAGCATGCGCTGTCGTGGAAATTATCTCAAAGCAGTAAAGTTGAAACTGTTTATACTGCTCCTGGCAATGGTGGCACGCAAAACAATGTTCCTATCGATGTAAATGATCTAGATGCCCTGGTTGATTTTGCACAAAAAAATAACTGCTTTACGGTAGTCGGACCTGAAGATCCACTTGCAGCAGGAATTGTAGATAAATTCACAAAGGCAGGGCTGAAAATTTTTGGACCTTCCCAAGATGCTGCCCAGCTTGAATCCAGTAAAATATGGGCAAAAGATTTTATGAAACGAAATGACATTCCAACGGCAAGATTTGAGATTTTTGATGATGCCCAAAAAGCTATGGATTATGTCAAATCCCTTGACTACGACGTTGTTGTGAAGGCTGATGGACTAGCTGCTGGAAAAGGGGTCATTGTTTGTAATGGTAACGATGAGGCGATATCTGCCATTGAGACCATTCTTGTGAAAAAGACGTTTGGAACTGCTGGAAACCGAATTATTGTTGAGGAGAGAATTGACGGTGTTGAGGCTTCATACATTGCACTTTCGGATGGCGATGTTGCGATACCCATGGCTTCAAGTCAGGATCATAAAAGAGTCTTTGATGATGACAAGGGCCCCAACACCGGAGGAATGGGGGCTTATTCGCCAACTCCTGTAATTGACGAAGCCTTGGCAAAAACCATTCATGGTGAAATAATTGAAAAAACCATCTGTGCAATGAAAAATGAGGGGATTCTGTTTAAGGGATTTTTGTATGCCGGTATTATGATCAGAGGTGGCAAGCCGTATGTTTTAGAATACAATGTTAGAATGGGTGATCCTGAATGCCAGCCAATCACTATGAGGATGAACTTTGATCTGTATGATTATTTTGTCGCATGCGTTGAAGGCAAACTGTCCTCACTGCCTTCTCCTGATTGGAAATCTCAATACGCCGTATGTGTCGTACTGGCATCCAAAGGATATCCTGGATCGTATCAAAAGGATCATGAAATTACGGGATTTGATTCTGTTCCTGACGGTGCAATTGTTTTTCATGCTGGAACAAAAAAATCAAATGCGAAGATTCTTTCAAACGGTGGACGTGTTTTGGGCGTGACTGCATTGGGCGATACTTTGAATTCTGCAATAAAAAATGCATATGCTGCATCCGAGAAAGTAAGTTGGCCTCACAAATTTCAGCGAAAAGATATTGGACAAAAGGGCCTGTCTTATCTCTGA
- a CDS encoding isoleucine--tRNA ligase gives MDLSTKFDTKAIESQVREYIKSIDLEKQIFASDKPEKIRFIEGPPTMNGIPHAGHIRGRVIKDLWYRFNTLQGKKIEFNGGWDTQGLPVELQVEKELGVSGGKSEAIKEFGVERIVSECKKVVEKFNKTWVEVDDLLGMSFNHKKAYWTFRDEFIEREWQILKKAYENKILEEDFTVIAYCPSCQTSLSHAEVNQGYAEVKDPSLYYKVKVTNNDAKKISKLIKSDDEKETFLIVWTTMPFTLVTDAMVGVNPKENYVCYEPDSEEIKGERWIIGESRYKELGERFEIANAQIWNESPIKGAALEGIKYIHPLLENIPKLKELSKKENYHIVVAENYVDPSTGSGLVHISPANGEEDIRVAKERNVDIFSPIDDEVKFTNDAGTYAGEFVRDTDKRIVLELRDKNAYVHNRMEKHKYPLCWRSNDRLVWLARRGWFYKLDRLGNKAIEAAESVEYFFEQPKNRFLGIIKERHPWCISRERVWGCPLPVWNCKDCGEKNWFFARRDIIESADKLPDGPDFELHRPWIDNITIKCKKCNSVNTKREEYVLDTWHNSGSAPYSSLTDEEYQNEIPAPFFTEGIDQTRGWAYTLLIENVILNNTATPPYKAFLFQGHVLDEKGGKMSKSKGNVLEGAKLLQEYPVDLIRFYFMWKASPIEPLSFSTDELMSRPYQVLNTLFNLHLYFQQNSQYDNFDSVNTIEWAKKENLLTSPDIWLVSKLQKLIQILTEKNESCKFHEGAKAIDDFIINNLSQTYIPITRAELWDEDEEKKSRRLAIYAVLSKVLKTLDILIHPFCPFTSEHLYQSIFPEKQSILLDKWPAYQKDWVSEEIEESFDIMKDVTSVSSAARMKGKLKRRWPLNEAKIGVKKGQKAKLESLSELLQSQLNVEKFTITETEKESGLEQFSELKEMGLPVKGIVELERKKIGPKAKQHMGKLVSTFNETDPEEIISSLQKDSKYDFNIDGKAISLEKEDFVIDFEANEGFAVAKRDNHTVFISTSRNKEMTARGLMKDIARRLQTLRKERGHTPTDVLKVASILELDDESLEMMKEKAEELAFLVRVKQVNFTDTCKEYKEDDIDGQKIKISVE, from the coding sequence ATGGATCTATCTACAAAATTTGACACCAAGGCAATCGAATCCCAAGTAAGGGAATACATCAAGTCAATAGATTTAGAAAAACAAATTTTTGCATCAGACAAACCCGAAAAAATAAGATTTATCGAGGGACCTCCAACGATGAACGGCATACCGCATGCAGGCCACATACGAGGCAGAGTGATCAAAGACTTGTGGTACAGATTCAACACGTTACAAGGGAAAAAAATCGAATTTAACGGAGGCTGGGATACGCAAGGACTTCCAGTAGAGCTGCAAGTTGAAAAAGAACTCGGGGTTTCAGGCGGAAAGAGCGAGGCCATTAAAGAATTCGGAGTGGAAAGAATTGTCTCAGAATGCAAAAAAGTTGTTGAAAAATTCAACAAGACATGGGTGGAAGTAGATGATTTACTTGGAATGTCATTTAACCATAAAAAAGCATACTGGACCTTCAGAGATGAATTTATAGAAAGAGAATGGCAGATACTCAAAAAAGCATATGAAAATAAAATTTTAGAGGAGGATTTTACTGTAATCGCATACTGTCCAAGCTGTCAAACATCACTGAGTCATGCAGAAGTGAATCAGGGATATGCGGAGGTCAAAGACCCTTCATTATACTACAAGGTAAAAGTCACGAATAATGATGCAAAAAAAATATCCAAGTTAATCAAGAGTGACGATGAAAAAGAGACTTTTCTTATCGTATGGACAACCATGCCATTTACGCTTGTTACAGATGCGATGGTAGGTGTCAATCCAAAGGAAAACTATGTTTGCTATGAACCAGACAGTGAAGAGATAAAGGGGGAGAGATGGATAATTGGAGAATCAAGATACAAGGAACTAGGCGAAAGATTCGAGATTGCTAATGCGCAAATATGGAACGAGTCGCCAATCAAAGGTGCAGCACTGGAAGGAATAAAGTACATTCACCCACTATTAGAAAACATTCCAAAGCTAAAGGAATTATCAAAAAAGGAAAACTATCATATTGTTGTCGCAGAGAATTATGTGGATCCCTCTACAGGTAGCGGTTTGGTCCACATATCACCTGCAAACGGAGAGGAAGACATCAGGGTTGCAAAGGAACGAAACGTGGATATTTTCAGCCCCATAGATGACGAGGTAAAATTTACAAATGATGCAGGCACGTATGCAGGGGAATTTGTCAGAGATACGGACAAAAGGATAGTCTTAGAATTACGCGACAAAAATGCATACGTTCACAACAGGATGGAGAAACACAAGTATCCACTCTGTTGGCGCTCAAATGACAGGCTAGTATGGCTTGCACGAAGAGGATGGTTTTACAAGCTAGACAGGCTAGGCAACAAAGCCATCGAAGCTGCAGAAAGTGTAGAATACTTTTTTGAACAACCAAAGAACCGATTCCTCGGAATCATCAAAGAGAGGCATCCCTGGTGCATCTCAAGAGAAAGAGTCTGGGGCTGTCCATTGCCCGTTTGGAATTGCAAAGATTGCGGAGAGAAAAACTGGTTCTTTGCCAGAAGAGACATCATAGAGTCTGCAGACAAACTACCAGACGGTCCAGATTTTGAACTGCACAGGCCATGGATAGACAACATCACGATAAAATGCAAGAAATGCAACAGCGTCAATACAAAAAGAGAGGAATATGTATTGGACACATGGCACAACAGCGGTTCTGCACCGTACTCATCCCTTACAGATGAGGAGTATCAAAACGAAATTCCAGCCCCATTTTTTACAGAAGGAATTGATCAGACCAGAGGATGGGCATACACGCTACTAATTGAAAACGTGATTTTGAACAACACTGCCACTCCACCATACAAGGCATTCTTGTTTCAGGGACACGTTCTAGACGAGAAAGGAGGCAAGATGAGTAAAAGCAAAGGCAACGTCCTAGAAGGAGCAAAGCTGCTGCAAGAATATCCAGTCGACCTGATCAGATTCTATTTCATGTGGAAGGCAAGTCCAATTGAGCCGCTCAGTTTCAGCACAGATGAGTTGATGTCAAGACCGTATCAGGTACTCAACACACTGTTCAACCTACACCTGTACTTTCAACAAAACAGCCAGTATGACAATTTTGACAGCGTCAATACAATAGAGTGGGCAAAGAAAGAAAATCTGCTAACATCTCCAGACATCTGGCTCGTATCCAAGCTCCAGAAACTGATCCAAATTCTTACTGAAAAAAACGAATCATGCAAGTTTCACGAAGGTGCCAAGGCAATTGATGACTTCATAATTAACAATCTGAGTCAGACGTACATACCAATAACAAGGGCAGAACTGTGGGATGAGGACGAGGAAAAGAAAAGCAGAAGACTGGCAATATATGCAGTACTAAGCAAAGTACTCAAAACATTAGACATTTTGATTCATCCATTTTGCCCGTTTACCAGTGAGCACCTGTATCAGTCAATTTTTCCAGAAAAGCAAAGCATACTACTTGACAAGTGGCCAGCATACCAAAAAGACTGGGTCAGCGAAGAGATCGAAGAGTCATTTGACATCATGAAAGATGTCACATCAGTTTCATCTGCTGCAAGAATGAAAGGCAAGCTGAAGAGAAGATGGCCACTGAACGAGGCCAAGATCGGAGTCAAAAAAGGTCAGAAGGCAAAGCTTGAATCACTGTCGGAACTATTACAGTCTCAACTAAATGTTGAAAAATTTACAATTACAGAAACAGAAAAGGAATCGGGATTGGAGCAATTTTCGGAGCTAAAAGAGATGGGACTACCCGTAAAAGGAATCGTAGAACTGGAGAGAAAGAAGATAGGACCAAAGGCCAAACAACACATGGGAAAACTTGTATCAACATTTAACGAAACTGATCCAGAAGAAATCATCTCATCACTGCAAAAAGATTCAAAATATGATTTCAATATTGATGGCAAGGCAATTTCTCTAGAAAAAGAAGACTTTGTCATAGATTTTGAGGCAAATGAAGGATTTGCAGTTGCAAAAAGAGACAACCATACAGTATTCATTTCAACTTCGAGAAACAAAGAGATGACGGCAAGGGGACTGATGAAAGACATTGCAAGAAGACTCCAGACTCTAAGAAAAGAGAGAGGACATACGCCTACTGACGTTTTGAAAGTTGCATCAATTTTGGAATTGGATGACGAGTCACTTGAGATGATGAAAGAAAAAGCTGAAGAACTGGCATTTTTAGTCAGAGTGAAACAGGTCAATTTTACAGACACCTGTAAAGAATACAAAGAGGACGACATAGACGGTCAGAAAATCAAAATTTCCGTAGAATAA
- a CDS encoding DNA protection protein DPS (play a key role in DNA protection against oxidative stress by oxidizing Fe(II) to Fe(III); induced by iron depletion and hydrogen peroxide): MSESNLNVVGINVLKQNGLDVDELVRELIKNAAVEFTAYYYFTNLRAHCTGMEGEGLKGIIEDARLEDLSHFESCLERIYQLGGILPNDATEFIKISGCEFLQLPANPTDHKAILEKCLKAEQGAIVNWNKICQMTFGKDPVTYDIAKDILAEEIEHESWFLELIYGRPSGHMRRKYSGERPHTGKHSRALDMA, encoded by the coding sequence ATGTCCGAATCAAACCTAAATGTTGTTGGAATTAACGTTCTAAAACAAAACGGCCTAGATGTAGACGAGTTGGTAAGAGAGCTGATCAAAAATGCAGCAGTTGAATTTACTGCATACTATTACTTTACCAATCTCAGAGCACATTGTACAGGCATGGAAGGAGAAGGACTCAAGGGAATTATCGAAGATGCCAGGCTAGAAGATCTTAGTCACTTTGAATCATGTCTTGAAAGAATCTATCAACTAGGCGGAATTCTTCCAAATGACGCAACAGAATTTATCAAAATTTCTGGTTGTGAATTCTTACAACTTCCAGCAAATCCAACAGATCATAAAGCAATTCTAGAAAAATGTCTCAAAGCAGAACAGGGTGCAATTGTCAACTGGAACAAAATTTGTCAGATGACATTTGGAAAAGATCCAGTAACGTATGATATTGCAAAAGACATCCTAGCCGAAGAAATTGAACATGAGTCTTGGTTCCTAGAGCTAATCTACGGAAGACCATCAGGACACATGAGAAGAAAGTATTCAGGCGAAAGACCGCATACAGGAAAACATTCTAGAGCTCTTGACATGGCATAA